GACGCGGCCCAGGCCTTCCAGCGTCTGCGACACCGTCGCGCTCGGGAAGTCCGACGCGAACAGCAGCTTGCCCGTCACGCCGTACTCGAACGCCGTCGTCATCGCGTGCCAGAACCGGTACGGCCGGTAGTGCAGGGCGGAGATGTCGGCGTAGACGTTGGGCGCCTTGCGCATCAGCGCGACGACGTCCTCCTCCCAGGGGTGGCCGAGGTGCGCGATGATCACCCGCAGCGACGGGAACCGCATGACCAGCCGTTCCAGCAGCAGCGGCTGCGCGAACTCCAGCCGCGCCGTCGTCGGGAACGTGGTGCCCTGGTGGACGATGACGGGCAGGTCGTTGCGGGCGCAGTACTCGAAGACACCCCACAGCGAGGTGTCGCGCGGGTCCCAGTGCTGGTACGTCGGGCCGACCTTGAGGCCGCGCAGGCCGAGGTCCTCGACGCAGCGGACCAGTTCGTCGACGGCGCCGGGCTCGCCCGGGTTCACCGACGCCCAGCCCTCGAGGTGGTCCGGGTGCTCCCGGACGTAGTCCGCGATGACGTCGTTGGGCACGTCGAACCCGGTCGGCTTGGCCGCCATCCCGAACACGACGACCCGCTCGGCCTGCTGCGCCGCCGCCCAGTGCTCGTCCGGCGTGGAGTCGTAGCAGTGCAGGTCGAGGTGGGCGGCGTTGGTGAGGCCGCCGCTGCGCTCGAGCTTGACCAGCTTCGCGGCCAGCGCCTCGCCGGCGGTGCGGTCGCTGATGTGGTCCGGGTACCACATCACGTGCGTGTGGACGTCGACGATGCCCATCAGCCGACCGCCCGCAGCACCGGCGTCGTGACCTGGCGGCGGTACTCGCTCGGCGTCACGTGGAAGGTCCGCTTGAACAGCTCGCGGAACCGCTTCGGCGCCTGGTAGCCGACCTGCTCGGCCACCAGCTCGACCGGCAGGTCGGTCTCGGCCAGCAGCCGCCGCCCGTGCCGCATGCGCACCGCCGTCAGGTACTTGAGGAACGTGGTGCCGAGCTCGCGCTGGAACAGGTGGCTGATGTAGTACGGGCTGACGAACACCGCCTCGCTGACGGTGACCAGCCGCAGGTCGTCGGCGTAGTGGTCCTGGATGTACCGCTCGACGACGGCCAGGACGTGCCGGGCCGGCGACGGCGCCGTGTGCGACGCGACGATCCGCGGCAGCAGCTGCTCCAGCCACAGCACCAGGTAGGAGCGGTCGTGGATGTCGTACATCTCGACCACCTCGTTCAGCGGCAGCCGCGAACAGGCCGCGATCCAGTCCGTCGAGCCGTCGGACAGCCGCCGCTGCCCGGCCACCTCCAGCGCGTACAGCACCTCGGCGGCCAGCCACTCGCGCAGCACGTCGGGCGTGACGCCGTCGACGGCGCTGACCCGCTCGATCCAGGACCGCAGCGTCGCCACCGCGCCGGTCGCGTCGCCGCGGCGGATGCAGCGGGCCAGCCGCTCCTCGACGCGGTCCGGCACCGGCACCGGGCCGGCGCCGCCGGCGTGCGCGGCCCGCACCTCGGCGAGGTCGTAGACGGCGTCGCCGCCGCTGACCAGCTTGTGGTCCAGCGCCGACACCGCCTCCGCGGTCGCCGCCTCGACCCGCGCCGACCCGGTGCGCGGCCGGCTGATGCCGACCGTCACGGCCACCCCGCAGGCGGCCTGGACGCGGTCGCGCACGAGCGCGGCGAACCGCCGCCCGGTGGCGCGCAGCTCGGTCGGGTCGGCGCCGTGGAAGGTCACCATCCAGGCGTCCGGCGGCACGGCGACGACGGCGCCGTGGCGTTCCGGCGCGTAGCCGGCGGCGCAGCGCTCGACGGCGGCAGCGGCGGCCGCCAGCATGCCCTCCGCCCACTCGTCGCCGCGGGACAGGCGGCTCACCTCGAAGTCGTCGATATCGGCCAGGACCACGAGCACGTGGCCCTCGTCACCGGCCTGGTCCGGCACGGTGATCGCCTGGCCGAGGACGGTCGAGTGGTGTCGCATGGCTCCTCCAGTGATCGGCTCGGCCCGCTGCCGGCCACCCCTTGACCGACGCGGAACGGGCTGTTCAGTAGCCGCTGATGTCTGATATACCAGAGCCGTCCCTTCGTGGAAAGGCCAACCGTGGATCTGCAGACCTTGCGCGCCTCGCTGCGCGGCGTCCTCGCCTTCGCCCCGACGTCGATGCACGACGACGGCGCCCTCGACCTCGACAGCCAGCGCAGTCACGTGGCCTTCCTCGCCGGCAGCGGCGTCGGGGCGGTCGTGGTCGGCGGCGGTGTCGGCGAGTTCTACGCGCTGGACGAGCCCGAGTACGCGGCGCTGGTGCGCGAGAGCGTCGACGCCGTCGGCGGCCGGGTCCCGGTGCTGGCCGGCGTCGGGCACGCCACCGCCATCGCCTCCCGGCTGGCCCGGGTCGCGGCCGACGCCGGCGCCGACGGGCTCATGGTCAACCCGCTGTACTTCGTCACGCCCGACCGCGACGGCATGGTCCGCCACTACCGCGAGATCGGCGCCGCGTCCGGCCTGGGCATGATCGTGTTCAGCACCATCGGCGCGGTGTACGACGACGCCGACCTCGAGCGCCTGGCCGAGGTCGAGGCCGCGGTCGCGGTGAAGGACGAGGCCGGCGACCAGGAGCTGTTCGCCCGCTGCGTCCAGCGGCTCGGCGACCGGTACGTCTGGATCAACGGCATGGCCGAGCTGCCGGCCGTCGACTACGCCCGCCTCGGCGCGGTCGCGATGACCTCCGGCATGGTCAACCTCGACCCGGACGTCGCACTGGACGTGTGGGCGGCGGCGCTGGCCGGCGACGCCGACCGGCACGCGACGCTGCTGCGCGAGCGGATCGCCCCGATCGCGGCGCTGCGCGCGGCCCGCCCGGGCTACCACATCACCGTCATCAAGGAGGCCATGCACCTGCTCGGACGGGGCGGGCCGGCGGTGCGGCTGCCGCTGCTGCCGCTGCGCCCGGAGGACCGCGCCGCGCTGGCCGAGCACCTGGACCGCTGCGGCTACCGCCGCCCGGAGGCCGTCGCGTGACGACGGACGCCCACGTCGCCGCCGGCGAACACCCCAGCCTGCCGACGCTCGGCGTCGACGACCTGCTGCGGGCGCTGGACGGCGGCGTCGACCGGGCCGTGCTCGGCCCGGTCGGGCGCTGGCTCGCCGTCGACAACGAGGACGGCAACCGCACGCTGGCGGGCTGGTGCGACGCGCACCCGGACCGGCTGGCGCACTGGGCCACCGTCAACCCCTGGTACGGCGACCGCGCCGTGGCCGAGCTGCGCCGGGCGTTCGCCGCCGGGGCACGCGGGCTGAAGCTGGCGCCGTCGGTGCAGGGGTTCGGGCTGCTGTCGCCGCTGCTGGAGCCGGTGCTCGACGTCGCCGAGGAGCACGGCCGGCCGGTCTACGTCGTCACCGGCGTGCCGGTGGCGAGCGAGCCCTTGCAGCTGGCCGAGCTGGCGCTGCGCCGTCCCGGCGTCACGTTCGTCATGGGCCGGTCCGGGCGCACCGACTTCTCCCTCGACCTGCTGCCCGCGCTGACCACCGGCCCGAACCTGGTGGCTGAGACGGCGTACAACGGCGCGTCGCTGATCGCCGGGCTGGTCGCCGCGCTGGGCGCCGGCCGGGTGCTGTTCAGCAGCGACGTGCCGTTCAACGACCTCGCGCTGGAGCTGGAGCGGGTCGGCCAGGCCGGGCTGGGCGACGCCGACCGCGCCGCGGTGCTCGGCGGCACCGCCGCGACGCTGCTGGGGGTGGCCGCGTGAGCTTCGTCGACCTGCACACCCACCTGCCGTCGGCGGCCGCGCCGGAGTGGTCGTCCTGGCGGCAGCCGGACGTGCTGGCCGCGATGGACCGCCTCGGCATCACCCGGGCCGCCGTCATGACGCTGGACGGGCTCGGCTACGACGCGGTGGCCGGCAACGATGTGGTGGCGCGGGCCTGCGCCGGGTCGGACGGGCGGCTGCTGCCGCTGGGCACCGTCGACCCGCGCCGTCCGGACGCCGCCGACGAGCTGCGCCGCTGCGCCGACCGCGGCTTCCACGCGATCAAGCTGCACCCGTGGATGCAGGGGTTCTCGCCGCTGGAGGCCTACATGGAGCCGGTCGCCGTCGCGGCGATCGAGCGCGGCCTGCCGTTCGTCGTCCACGACGGCACGCCGCCGTACGCGTCGCCGCTGCAGATCGCCCGGCTGGCCGCGCGGTTCCCGGAGCTGACGGTGGTGCTGGCGCACGGCGGCCTGTTCGACCTGTGGGAGGACGCCGTCGCCGCGGCGCTGCGGTACCCGAACGTGCACATCACGATGTGCGGGACGGCGCCGCTGGCGGTGTTCCGCGAGATCGCCCGGCGGGTGCCGGCGGCGAAGCTGACGCTGGGCACCGACAGCGGCTTCGGCGATCCGGACCTGCCACGGCACCGACTGTCCGTGCATCGTGCCATCCTGGCGGAGCTGCCGGACGACGACGCCGCCGCGCTGGCGCACCGCAACGCCGAACGACTCCTGGGGCTGACGTGAGCGAAGATTCCCTGCCGGTGGTGCAGGTGGGCTGCGGCGA
This Jiangella alba DNA region includes the following protein-coding sequences:
- a CDS encoding amidohydrolase family protein → MGIVDVHTHVMWYPDHISDRTAGEALAAKLVKLERSGGLTNAAHLDLHCYDSTPDEHWAAAQQAERVVVFGMAAKPTGFDVPNDVIADYVREHPDHLEGWASVNPGEPGAVDELVRCVEDLGLRGLKVGPTYQHWDPRDTSLWGVFEYCARNDLPVIVHQGTTFPTTARLEFAQPLLLERLVMRFPSLRVIIAHLGHPWEEDVVALMRKAPNVYADISALHYRPYRFWHAMTTAFEYGVTGKLLFASDFPSATVSQTLEGLGRVNDVVAGTPLPTLPVDVQDQIVHENWRRFFGTP
- a CDS encoding helix-turn-helix transcriptional regulator, with the protein product MRHHSTVLGQAITVPDQAGDEGHVLVVLADIDDFEVSRLSRGDEWAEGMLAAAAAAVERCAAGYAPERHGAVVAVPPDAWMVTFHGADPTELRATGRRFAALVRDRVQAACGVAVTVGISRPRTGSARVEAATAEAVSALDHKLVSGGDAVYDLAEVRAAHAGGAGPVPVPDRVEERLARCIRRGDATGAVATLRSWIERVSAVDGVTPDVLREWLAAEVLYALEVAGQRRLSDGSTDWIAACSRLPLNEVVEMYDIHDRSYLVLWLEQLLPRIVASHTAPSPARHVLAVVERYIQDHYADDLRLVTVSEAVFVSPYYISHLFQRELGTTFLKYLTAVRMRHGRRLLAETDLPVELVAEQVGYQAPKRFRELFKRTFHVTPSEYRRQVTTPVLRAVG
- a CDS encoding dihydrodipicolinate synthase family protein; its protein translation is MDLQTLRASLRGVLAFAPTSMHDDGALDLDSQRSHVAFLAGSGVGAVVVGGGVGEFYALDEPEYAALVRESVDAVGGRVPVLAGVGHATAIASRLARVAADAGADGLMVNPLYFVTPDRDGMVRHYREIGAASGLGMIVFSTIGAVYDDADLERLAEVEAAVAVKDEAGDQELFARCVQRLGDRYVWINGMAELPAVDYARLGAVAMTSGMVNLDPDVALDVWAAALAGDADRHATLLRERIAPIAALRAARPGYHITVIKEAMHLLGRGGPAVRLPLLPLRPEDRAALAEHLDRCGYRRPEAVA
- a CDS encoding amidohydrolase family protein — its product is MTTDAHVAAGEHPSLPTLGVDDLLRALDGGVDRAVLGPVGRWLAVDNEDGNRTLAGWCDAHPDRLAHWATVNPWYGDRAVAELRRAFAAGARGLKLAPSVQGFGLLSPLLEPVLDVAEEHGRPVYVVTGVPVASEPLQLAELALRRPGVTFVMGRSGRTDFSLDLLPALTTGPNLVAETAYNGASLIAGLVAALGAGRVLFSSDVPFNDLALELERVGQAGLGDADRAAVLGGTAATLLGVAA
- a CDS encoding amidohydrolase family protein, producing the protein MSFVDLHTHLPSAAAPEWSSWRQPDVLAAMDRLGITRAAVMTLDGLGYDAVAGNDVVARACAGSDGRLLPLGTVDPRRPDAADELRRCADRGFHAIKLHPWMQGFSPLEAYMEPVAVAAIERGLPFVVHDGTPPYASPLQIARLAARFPELTVVLAHGGLFDLWEDAVAAALRYPNVHITMCGTAPLAVFREIARRVPAAKLTLGTDSGFGDPDLPRHRLSVHRAILAELPDDDAAALAHRNAERLLGLT